A part of Helicobacter himalayensis genomic DNA contains:
- the ftsZ gene encoding cell division protein FtsZ, whose amino-acid sequence MEEIKDLNIQELGDDISYNECRGARIAAIGVGGGGSNTINYLVRKNTKDGITIFAANTDAQHLSKNSAKRKLQLGKKLTKGLGAGAKPEIGEQAAIESYEEIKEALSGFDIVFIAAGLGGGTGTGAAPLIAKAVKENNALAVSIVTKPFQSEGRKRARIAEEGLKKLREESDCIIVVLNDRMVKTIGNKDGQREAMNMVNDVLANAVIGLSNIILGGGADDTNVDFADVRTAMENKGLSIMSVGEHIGEDAAKNALNKALSSPMLGNINIHGATGLIVCLEAHPDYPYKEVDAARSDMLAYETDETDFVFGSYYDESLPIDAARITIIATGFQDEITDGPENKNLNMTSVAPVSSMRVSGGESTLFSSNTYDRSNLDTPSYIRKQQD is encoded by the coding sequence ATGGAAGAAATAAAAGATTTAAACATTCAAGAACTCGGCGATGATATTAGTTACAATGAATGCAGGGGCGCGAGGATTGCGGCTATTGGCGTAGGTGGTGGCGGGAGCAATACGATAAACTACCTCGTGCGTAAAAACACAAAAGATGGAATCACAATTTTCGCAGCAAATACCGACGCGCAACACCTCTCTAAAAATAGTGCAAAGCGCAAACTCCAGCTTGGTAAAAAGCTCACAAAAGGCTTAGGTGCGGGTGCGAAGCCAGAAATCGGCGAGCAAGCAGCCATTGAAAGCTATGAAGAGATAAAAGAGGCGCTAAGTGGTTTTGATATCGTCTTTATCGCGGCGGGATTAGGTGGTGGCACAGGCACGGGCGCTGCGCCACTGATTGCAAAAGCGGTGAAAGAAAATAATGCGCTTGCGGTTTCTATTGTCACTAAGCCTTTTCAGTCTGAAGGTAGAAAGCGCGCGAGAATCGCAGAAGAAGGCTTGAAAAAATTGCGCGAGGAAAGCGATTGTATCATCGTGGTGCTTAATGATAGAATGGTAAAAACTATCGGCAATAAAGATGGGCAACGCGAAGCGATGAATATGGTAAATGATGTGCTTGCAAATGCTGTGATAGGGCTTTCAAACATTATCCTTGGTGGTGGGGCAGATGATACAAATGTGGATTTTGCTGATGTGAGAACAGCTATGGAAAACAAGGGGCTTTCAATTATGAGTGTTGGCGAGCATATAGGCGAGGATGCGGCAAAAAATGCGCTAAATAAAGCTCTAAGTTCCCCAATGCTCGGCAATATTAACATACATGGCGCGACAGGGCTCATTGTATGCTTAGAAGCCCACCCTGACTATCCTTATAAGGAAGTCGATGCGGCGCGTTCAGATATGCTCGCGTATGAGACAGACGAGACGGATTTCGTTTTTGGTAGCTATTATGATGAGAGTCTCCCTATTGATGCGGCGCGTATCACAATCATCGCGACAGGATTCCAAGATGAAATCACCGATGGACCGGAAAATAAGAATCTCAATATGACTTCCGTAGCGCCTGTTTCATCAATGCGTGTAAGTGGCGGGGAAAGCACGCTTTTCTCAAGCAATACTTATGATAGAAGCAACCTTGACACACCTTCTTATATTCGCAAGCAACAAGATTAA